From a region of the Mycobacteroides saopaulense genome:
- the ftsH gene encoding ATP-dependent zinc metalloprotease FtsH, protein MNRTNVFRTLGVIVVVLLLGWSFFYFSDDTRGYKPVDTTVAIKQIDTDNVKSARIDDREQQLRLDLKAANGDTEGKDKVITKYPTGYGVPLLEKLNGKGATVNTTVNQGSILGSLLLYLLPVILLVVLFFAFSRMQSGGRGMGFGFGKSRAKQLSKDMPKTTFADVAGVDEAVEELYEIKDFLQNPSRYQALGAKIPRGVLLYGPPGTGKTLLARAVAGEAGVPFFTISGSDFVEMFVGVGASRVRDLFEQAKQNSPCIIFVDEIDAVGRQRGAGLGGGHDEREQTLNQLLVEMDGFGDRQGVILIAATNRPDILDPALLRPGRFDRQIPVSSPDLAGRKAVLKVHSAGKPFGPDVDFDGLAKRTVGMSGADLANVINEAALLTARENGTVITAAALEESVDRVVGGPRRKGRIISEHEKKITAYHEAGHTLAAWAMPDIERVYKVTILARGRTGGHAIAVPEDDKGLATRSEMIAQLVFAMGGRAAEELVFREPTTGAVSDIEQATKKARAMVTEFGMSAKLGAVRYGTEHGDPFLGRTMGTQADYSHEVAREIDEEVRNLIEAAHTEAWAILTEYRDVLDTLAGALLEKETVVRKELEEIFKDVQRRPRLTMFDDFGGRIPSDKPPIKTPGELAIERGEPWPPPVPEPAFKKAIAEQAGAAVPANGVPAGPHGSVPNGQGGQPVPSGVHQGPPPGTNYGAPAGWYAPGWPPPGQAAYPPPGYQPYPPQPYPYPVPTPHQQPGPAPDEGSESKS, encoded by the coding sequence ATGAACCGGACAAATGTGTTTCGCACCCTGGGCGTCATCGTGGTGGTGCTGCTGCTGGGGTGGTCGTTCTTCTACTTCAGCGACGACACCCGCGGTTACAAGCCCGTGGACACCACGGTCGCGATCAAGCAGATCGACACCGACAACGTCAAGAGTGCCCGCATCGACGACCGCGAGCAGCAGCTGCGGCTGGACCTGAAGGCGGCGAACGGCGATACCGAAGGCAAGGACAAGGTCATCACCAAGTACCCGACCGGGTACGGGGTGCCGCTGCTGGAGAAGCTGAACGGCAAGGGCGCCACCGTCAACACGACGGTGAACCAGGGCAGCATCCTGGGATCGCTGCTGCTGTACCTGCTGCCGGTGATCCTGCTGGTGGTGCTGTTCTTCGCCTTCAGCCGTATGCAGTCCGGCGGCCGGGGCATGGGCTTCGGTTTCGGTAAGTCCCGTGCCAAGCAGCTGTCCAAGGACATGCCCAAGACCACCTTCGCCGATGTCGCTGGGGTCGACGAGGCAGTCGAAGAGCTCTACGAGATCAAGGACTTCCTGCAGAACCCGTCGCGTTACCAGGCGCTCGGCGCCAAGATCCCGCGCGGCGTGCTGCTCTACGGTCCGCCCGGAACCGGTAAGACCCTGCTGGCCCGCGCGGTGGCAGGCGAGGCCGGCGTGCCCTTCTTCACCATTTCCGGTTCCGACTTCGTGGAAATGTTTGTGGGTGTTGGTGCTTCGCGTGTGCGCGACCTGTTCGAGCAGGCCAAGCAGAACAGCCCCTGCATCATCTTCGTCGACGAGATCGATGCCGTCGGGCGCCAGCGCGGCGCCGGCCTGGGCGGTGGGCACGACGAGCGCGAGCAGACGCTCAACCAGTTGTTGGTGGAGATGGACGGCTTCGGTGACCGGCAGGGCGTCATCTTGATCGCCGCCACCAACCGCCCCGACATCCTGGATCCGGCGCTTTTGCGCCCCGGCCGTTTCGACCGGCAGATCCCGGTATCGAGCCCCGACCTCGCGGGCCGCAAGGCCGTGCTCAAGGTCCACTCGGCGGGCAAGCCGTTCGGACCCGATGTCGATTTCGACGGACTGGCCAAGCGCACCGTGGGCATGTCGGGCGCCGACCTGGCCAATGTCATCAACGAGGCCGCGCTGCTCACCGCGCGCGAAAACGGCACCGTCATCACGGCCGCCGCGTTGGAAGAATCGGTCGACCGGGTGGTCGGCGGTCCCCGCCGCAAGGGCCGCATCATCAGCGAGCACGAGAAGAAGATCACCGCGTACCACGAGGCCGGACACACCCTCGCTGCCTGGGCCATGCCCGATATCGAGCGGGTGTACAAGGTGACCATCTTGGCGCGCGGACGCACCGGCGGGCACGCCATCGCGGTGCCCGAGGACGACAAGGGTCTGGCCACCAGGTCGGAGATGATCGCCCAGCTGGTGTTCGCCATGGGTGGGCGCGCCGCCGAAGAGCTTGTGTTCCGGGAGCCGACCACCGGCGCGGTATCCGATATCGAGCAGGCGACGAAGAAGGCCCGCGCCATGGTCACCGAGTTCGGCATGAGCGCCAAGCTCGGCGCCGTGCGGTACGGCACCGAGCACGGTGATCCGTTCCTCGGTCGAACCATGGGCACGCAGGCCGACTATTCGCATGAGGTCGCACGCGAAATCGATGAGGAGGTGCGCAACCTCATCGAAGCGGCACACACCGAGGCCTGGGCCATCCTCACCGAATATCGCGACGTGTTGGACACGTTGGCCGGTGCGTTGCTGGAGAAGGAAACCGTGGTCCGCAAGGAACTCGAGGAGATCTTCAAGGACGTTCAGCGCCGTCCGCGTTTGACGATGTTCGACGACTTCGGAGGCCGTATCCCGTCCGACAAGCCCCCGATCAAGACCCCGGGTGAGCTGGCCATCGAGCGCGGCGAGCCCTGGCCCCCGCCGGTTCCGGAGCCCGCGTTCAAGAAGGCCATCGCAGAGCAGGCGGGCGCCGCCGTACCCGCGAACGGCGTTCCTGCCGGTCCGCATGGGTCCGTACCCAATGGTCAAGGTGGACAACCTGTTCCGTCAGGTGTTCACCAGGGTCCGCCTCCGGGAACCAACTACGGTGCACCTGCCGGTTGGTACGCGCCGGGCTGGCCCCCGCCGGGTCAGGCCGCGTATCCGCCGCCGGGCTACCAGCCGTATCCGCCGCAGCCATACCCATATCCGGTGCCGACTCCGCATCAGCAGCCGGGCCCGGCTCCGGACGAGGGCAGCGAGAGCAAGAGCTGA
- the folE gene encoding GTP cyclohydrolase I FolE: MNSPETAEYNGQQTGHVFDQARAEAAVRELLYAVGEDPDRHGLVDTPARVARAYKEIFAGLYTDPDTVLNTTFDEQHDELVLVKSIPMYSTCEHHLVSFHGVAHVGYIPGEHGRVTGLSKIARLVDLYAKRPQVQERLTAQIADALVRKLEPRGAIVVIEAEHLCMAMRGVRKPGATTTTSAVRGQFKRDAASRAEVLDLMMRA, translated from the coding sequence ATGAACTCGCCCGAGACGGCCGAGTACAACGGCCAGCAGACCGGCCACGTCTTCGACCAGGCGCGTGCTGAGGCAGCGGTGCGTGAGCTGCTCTACGCCGTTGGTGAAGACCCGGACCGGCACGGGCTGGTGGATACCCCGGCGCGTGTGGCGCGCGCCTACAAGGAGATATTCGCCGGGCTGTACACCGACCCGGACACGGTGCTGAACACCACCTTCGACGAACAGCACGATGAGCTGGTGCTGGTGAAGTCGATACCGATGTACTCCACGTGTGAACATCACCTGGTGTCGTTTCACGGCGTCGCGCACGTGGGATACATCCCCGGCGAGCACGGCCGGGTGACCGGATTGTCGAAAATCGCCCGGCTGGTTGACCTTTACGCAAAGCGGCCGCAGGTGCAGGAGCGGCTGACGGCGCAGATCGCCGACGCACTGGTGCGCAAGCTGGAACCGCGTGGAGCGATCGTCGTGATCGAGGCCGAGCATCTGTGCATGGCCATGCGTGGTGTCCGCAAGCCCGGGGCGACGACGACCACATCTGCGGTGCGGGGACAGTTCAAACGCGACGCGGCCTCGCGGGCGGAGGTTCTCGACCTGATGATGAGGGCATGA
- the folP gene encoding dihydropteroate synthase, translating into MIAGVTDTPALTHILGVVNVTDDSFSDGGQFVRQSDAVAHGLALASAGADIIDVGGQSTRPGATPIRQKIEMQRVIPVIKELASHGINVSVDTMRAEVAAAAVEAGANMVNDVSGGRADPEMAPLLADLGLPWILMHWRSKDFIHKPTARNYGDVVADVSRELMESVEVAVKAGVSQDKIILDPGLGFAKTAHHNWLLLQAIPDLQELGYPILIGASRKRFLGSLLTDLKGVERPADGRETATAVITALGALHEVWGVRVHDVTASMDALKVVRAWETGGIETLEEGEEESQDTPRETRTEPEPGPAVDPQHDEVTTEVTVRTQRPEPSKTAGGRWRREVAQRGAKGGNK; encoded by the coding sequence ATGATCGCCGGCGTGACGGATACTCCTGCTCTCACTCACATTCTGGGAGTCGTCAATGTCACCGACGACTCCTTCTCTGACGGTGGGCAATTCGTCAGGCAATCGGACGCGGTGGCGCACGGTTTGGCGCTCGCCTCCGCGGGCGCCGACATCATCGATGTCGGCGGTCAGTCGACTCGGCCGGGCGCGACGCCCATCAGGCAGAAGATCGAAATGCAACGGGTCATCCCGGTGATCAAAGAACTTGCCAGCCATGGGATCAACGTCAGTGTGGACACCATGCGAGCCGAGGTCGCGGCCGCCGCGGTGGAAGCGGGCGCGAACATGGTCAACGACGTCTCGGGTGGCCGTGCGGACCCGGAGATGGCACCGCTGCTCGCGGATCTGGGCCTGCCTTGGATTCTGATGCACTGGCGTTCAAAGGATTTCATCCACAAGCCAACCGCCAGAAACTACGGCGATGTGGTGGCGGATGTCTCGCGTGAGCTGATGGAGTCGGTGGAGGTGGCGGTGAAGGCCGGTGTCTCCCAGGACAAGATCATTCTCGACCCCGGTTTGGGTTTCGCCAAGACCGCACACCACAACTGGCTGCTTCTACAGGCGATCCCGGATCTGCAGGAGCTGGGATATCCGATTCTCATCGGCGCCTCACGGAAACGATTCCTCGGATCGCTGCTTACCGACCTCAAGGGCGTGGAACGACCGGCAGACGGGCGTGAAACGGCAACCGCCGTTATCACCGCACTCGGTGCACTGCACGAGGTATGGGGTGTGCGTGTCCACGACGTCACGGCATCCATGGATGCGCTGAAGGTGGTGCGTGCCTGGGAGACCGGCGGCATCGAGACCCTCGAAGAGGGCGAAGAAGAGAGCCAAGACACGCCGCGGGAGACGCGGACAGAGCCCGAGCCCGGGCCGGCGGTCGACCCCCAGCACGACGAGGTGACTACCGAGGTGACGGTGCGGACCCAGCGCCCCGAGCCCAGCAAGACCGCGGGTGGCAGGTGGCGCCGTGAGGTGGCGCAGCGCGGCGCCAAGGGCGGCAACAAATGA
- the folB gene encoding dihydroneopterin aldolase, with protein sequence MTDRIELRGLKVFGYHGVFEHERRDGQEFSVDVTVWMDLDTAAATDQLVDTLDYGELAQRAAAIVSGPPRNLIESVAGAIADDVMTDARVHAVEAVVHKPNAPIPLTFSDVAVVARRSRRSRGGGLSGTSQ encoded by the coding sequence ATGACCGACCGCATCGAGCTGCGCGGCCTGAAAGTCTTTGGATATCACGGAGTGTTCGAGCACGAGCGTCGCGACGGCCAGGAATTCTCGGTGGATGTCACCGTTTGGATGGACCTCGACACCGCGGCGGCCACCGACCAGCTGGTCGACACGCTCGATTACGGAGAACTGGCTCAGCGGGCCGCCGCGATCGTGTCCGGGCCCCCACGCAATCTCATCGAGTCGGTCGCGGGTGCGATCGCCGATGACGTGATGACCGACGCGCGCGTGCATGCCGTGGAGGCAGTGGTACACAAGCCCAATGCGCCAATTCCATTGACGTTCAGCGACGTGGCGGTGGTTGCCCGCCGCTCCCG